The nucleotide window ACATGGAAGGATTCAAGGATATAGTGGATGCAGTTGGAGGGGTAACTGTACAAAACGATTTAGATTTCACATATGAAGGTACCCACTTTCCCAAAGGCCAACTAACCTTGGATGGAGCTAAGGCGTTAAAGTATTCAAGAATGCGATACGAGGATCCAAGAGGAGATTTTGGCAGACAAGCTCGTCAAAGACAAATTATTCAAGCTGTTATTAAAGAAGGGGCAAGTTTAAGTACGATAACCAATTATGGAGAAATTTTCAACGCGTTAGGTAATAATGTTAAAACCAGCTTAACATTTGATGAGATGGTAACGATCCAAAGTAAATATAAAGCTTCGAGTAAAGATATGGTCCAGGAGCAAATCAAGGGATCCGGACAAAAAATTAATGGTGTTTACTATTATTCCGTGCCTGACGAAGAAAAGAATAGAATACAACAACTGCTTAAAGAACATTTAGAAATGTAATCTAAGTTGGAAGATGAAAATCTTCTAACTTTTTTATTTGACCTTATGGTTCACGTTATTTTTTTGGAGATTTTTTACTGTTAATATCCATGATGGTAAATGTTATAATTTTACTTTAGAAATCAAGTTAAATATTATTCCTCAAGACGGAGTTGGCAAAAATAATGAAAGACAAAAAAAAGATTTGTTTAATTAGTTCAACTGGAGGCCACCTAACACAGTTACGACAATTAATTCCTATTGTGAAAGATCAAAAGTTTTTTCTTATTACAGAACAGCATAAATCTACCGAAATGCTGTCAAAACAATTTGATGTATATTACCTAAAACAGCAAGAAAGAAAAAGTTTAATTTTCCTATTTGTTTTTCTTTTTAACATAATAAATTCGTTCCTTATTATTGCAAAAGAGAGACCAGATTTCATTATTTCTACTGGGGCTGGTGCGGTTCTACCTGCCTGTGTATTTGGTAAATTATTTGGAGCTAAAATTATCTTTATTGAAAGTTTCGCAAAAATTGATACACCGACTTTAACAGGACGCATTGTCTATAAGTTTGCAGACAGATTTTATATTCAATGGGAAGAACTGAGAAAGCATTATCCTAAGGCTGTATTTAAGGGGGCAATATATTGATTTTCGTAACTGTGGGTACACAAAAATTCCCATTCGACAGGCTTTTTATTGAACTGGATCGTCTTATTGGAGAAGGTCTTTTAAAAGAAGAAGTAATAGCTCAAATTGGTTATACCAAATATCAACCTAAGAACTTTAGCACCTCTCAATTTTTAACAGAAGATGAAGTAGAAAAATATATGAACAGTTCTAAAATCGTAATTACACATGCAGGAACGAGCTCTATAATTAATTGTATGAAAAAAAAGAAAAAAACTGTTGTAATACCAAGATTGTCAAAGTTTAATGAGCATATTGACGATCATCAAATAGAAATTGCCACTCTTTTTAAAGAAAAGAATGCTGTTGAATTAGTAGAAAATATTGAAGATCTTCAGAAAAAAATACAAGAATGCGAATCAAAAGAGTATAATTTTTTAACTTTTGACAATCAATTATTACTTGCATCAATTCGCGATTATATTACAGGAAATTAAATTTTATTTTTATTTGGGGTGCAATAATGAAAGTTGGAATCGTAGGTAATTATGGTCATAATAATAACGGGGATGAAGCAATATTAACTGGTATATTGGAACAACTAATAAATAATCTAAATATAGACGCAAAAGATATAACTATATTTTCCAACAACATTGAGAATACCAGGTCTCGTTACAATATCAATACTGTCCCTCTGATGTATAAAAAAGGGAATATATTAACCACAGGGGCATCGACTATCTTTAAACATTATAAGTTATTGAAAGAGCTTGATCTTTTGATAATTGGTGGTGGCGGACTGCTAATGGATATGTATAAAAGAGACGCACCACTCTATGGTACTCTCGGATTGCTGGGGAAGTTACAAAATTGTAAGGTTGTTATATATGGGGTTGGTGCTGGTCCAATTAATACCACACTAGGTAAAACGATTATTAGAACACTTGTAAATAAAGCAGACTCAGTATCTGTAAGAGATACTAACTCCCAAAGGCTTTTAGAATCCCTGGGAATTAATAAGAATATAGAAGTTATTGGCGACCCTGCTTTTTTTGTGAGTGAGGCAGACCAAGAAAAAAAAGGATCAACGATACAAAAAATTGGCGTTACTGCTGTTCCGTATTTTAGTGAGCAATATTGGCCAGAAGCAAATCCCGAAAAGTATAAGACTTATGTTAAGGGCTTTGCCGCAAATTTAGATAATATTGTGAAAAACAATAAGGCCAACATTACTTTTTATTCCACAAAGTATCCTGAAGATGTTCAGGTTACTAAAGATATATATGAGTATATGGAGTTTAAAGAGGACGTAAGCATTATCGAAGATAATTTAGGTCCAAAAGAAATTTTCTCATTAAGCTCTAACCAGGATGTTATTATCGGGACACGCCTTCATTCTTTAATTTTATCCTCATCTGCACAAACACCTATCATTGGAATCGGATACCATCAAAAAGTAGAAGATTTTATGAAGGTAATTGATCAGCATCCTTCCTTTGTATCAATTAAGAAATTAGAGGAAGATGATTTTGTCTTGCTGACCTTAGTTAATGAGATGCAAAAGAACTGGGATACAGTTAAACAGAATTACCAGCTCATTTCTGCAAATTTAAGAGATGAGGCTGCAAAAGGCATTAAGCAGTTATCAAGGTTCATTCAGGAGTGAGGTTTTTGAAAAATCTTTTGATATTAAGCAATATGTACCCCAGTAAGATAGGACCTACTTTCGGTATATTTATTAAAAATCAAGCCGACCAGCTAAAACAAAACGGGATGAATGTAGATATAGTAGCTATCGATAATCCAAACATGGATAAATTCACCGTGATCAAAAAGTATCTAACATGGTTCCTGCAATTTTTAAGCAACTTCATTTTCAAAGGCCGGAAGTATGATATTGTTCATGTACATTATATCTTTCCAACAGGAATTCTCGGTCTTTTTTACAAGAAGATATATAAAAAACCTATGGTTGTCACCGCTCACGGCGGTGATATTGATAAAATGGCCGAGAAAAATAAACTCTTTAAAAAATGTACAGAGTATATTCTAAAACAAGCTGACTTTATTATTTGTGTTGGCGAAGAATTGAATCAAACGGTTCAAAAAGAATATCACGCGACTCCCGATAAGATTACAACGTTGAATATGGGTGTGGATACTAATATTTTCTTTCCCATGGACAGTTTGGGGTTAAGGGCGAAGTACGGCATTCCAAATGATACAAAAACAATTCTTTTTGTAGGAAACATTATTAAAGCCAAAGGCGTCTTAGAGTTGATCAAAGCATATAAAAGCTTGAAACATTACATTCCTGAAGCTCGACTTGAGATAATTGGATCAAAAAAGGAACCTGATTTTTTTAAAACTTTGGAAAGATATATTAAAGAGGAAAACATTCAGGATATTTTTTTTCATGAACCAAAAAGCCAAAAAGAAATTGCTGTCTGGATGAATATGTCCGATGTTTTCGTCCTCCCTTCGCATATCGAGGGCCTTGGACTGGTCGCATTGGAAGCAATGGCTTGCAAGGTACCCGTAGCAGGAGCTGAAGTTGGAGGCCTCGCCTATTTGCTGTCCAATCAAGCAGGAGTACTATTCCCGCCCCAAAATGCTGAATCAGTCGAACATGCCATTGTGAATATATTAAAAAATAAAGAAATGAACTCTAAAAGAATAGCAACTGCTTATAACAAGGCTTTGGAAAATAATTCCAAAAATGTCATAAAAACACTTATTGGAATCTATAATTCTGTTCAAGAAATTCCTGAAAGAAGAAGATCATAGATGAAATTAAAAACAATTGCAGGCTTAATAGGAATCGTTACTTTGATTAATATTTCAACAAGACTTATAGGTTTTTTAAGAGAAATAATTATCGGAGTCCATTTTGGAACGAGTTCTATGGCAGATAACGTTGTCTTAGCTTATACCATACCTAACTTTCTATATTTAGTATTGGGCGGAGCAATAACAACTTCCTTTATCAGCATTTATAATAAAATAAATGAAGAAAAAAATAAAATCCAATTCAAGAATGTAATTTTTACTTACAGCACTATAGCTGTTTTAGTTATTACGACCCTCCTTTTAATTGCAAACACAACCTTAATTAATTCCATGTTTCCTGGTGTTGAAGGTCAACAAAAAGATATATTGGAGAAGTTATTCTTGATTACTGCACCTTCAACTTATTTCCTGGTTTTATCAATGTGGTACTCGGGTGTACTTAACATACAAGGAAAATATATAGGCGCTAGTTTTTCTACCTTGACCAATAATCTAATATTTGTTTTGTTCGTAATAATTGCCTTCCCCAACCTTGGAGTATACGCATATGGGTGGGGTTCGCTGTTAGGAAGCATTGTTATGTTTTTGTTGATGTCTTATGAACTGAAAAAAGGGAAATTTCTTTCTTACTCTTTTACATTTAAATACGATAAAACCTCCGATATTAAACGGATGATGAAGATTTTATTTCCTATTGCCCTGGGGGGAGCCACCCTCCAGTTTTATTTTATTGTCCAGCGTTTTTTTGGTTCTTACTTGGCTGAAGGATATATCGCTGCTTTGAATTATGCCTCGAAACTAGTTCAGCTTCCTCAAGTTATTTTAATGACTAGTGTAACTACTGTAATTTATCCATTGTTGGCGAAAAAAGTAGCAAATGGCGAATTCAAGGTTGTTAAAGATATATTCAAAAAAGGAGATCATCTCCTTTTCCTTTACCTTGTTCCTCTTTCGGTTTTTATCTATTTTTATTCCTATGATATTATCTCTTTTATATTTGAATATGGTTCATTTAATAGAGAATCAACTGTGATGACAGCTGCAATGTTAAAAATATTTGTCATAGGAATGCATGCTCATTCAGCCAATATGTATATTACCAGGTTTTATTACGCTATGGAAAAAGCATTGTTTCCTGTGTTTATTGGTTTATTCTCAGTTTTTGGGTTAAATACGGTTATCACCTTAAGTTTAATGGATCATTTAGGAGCAGACGCTGTTGCATGGGGAACAACCATTAGTGCTTATTTTCAATATTTTGCTTTATTGATTGTGGGTAAAAAGAAACTTGGTCTCGATATCAACTTTGGTCGAAATCAAGTTAATTACTTTATCATCATTTTTTCTCAAATATTAATAATGTCTCTGGCGAGTACCTATATTACATTTGCCATGCCAATTGTTAATATAATAATAGGACTGATCTTATTTGGTCTTAGTTTTGGTGTAACTGTCTTTTTACTTGGCTACCATAAAGAACTCCTAGGTAAAGAAAAGAAAAGTAAATCGAAAAGTTAAGTTCTAATTAGGGAGCTTCCCCTTTCTTTTTATGGGAATATTAATGAAAGGATGTACAAGAATGTCTTTTAAAAAGATCTTTAGATTATGTATTATCGGCATAATATTCCTTGCATTCTCTCTCTTTAGTTTCATTAGGTATCAAGCCTTTCATACATCTGCAGAATCTGCACCAGTTCCTGTATTTCTAAATCAGCAGCGGACCGTGATTAAAGATATATCAGATAAGGATATTGCTTCTAAAGAATTTTTCAAAATATATCCTGACATTTCGAGTCCAGTTTTTATTGATTCAGTAAAAATGGAAAGAATACGGGAACAGATAAAAAGAAAAGAAGAACCTACTTATTCTGAGTGGTTAAAGTTGTTAAGTTCAGCAAATCAAAAAAAGAACTATAAGCCAAATGCGCCAAGCTCTTTTTATGTTCCGTATGTTTATTCAAATCCTGAAGGCCATTGGAGGGGTAAAAATCCTCTTGTTAAAGATGCAAACAGTGCATATGAATTAGCACTGGCTTATCAGGTTACCGGTAATGAGAAATACGCGATAAGGGCTGCAAGAATTCTTGATAATTGGAGTCACACGACAAAAACGTTCAAAAAATCAGACGATACTCCTTTAGTGGTGAGCATCAACTTTCCTTCTATGATCATCGCAGCCTCCCTGATAGAAGATTCTCCGAACTGGACTAGGGATAACCAAGCAGATTTTAAAGAGTTTATTTCAAAAAAAGTTTTACCAATGAACACTATGAATAGAGAAAACAATTGGGGAAACTGGGGCTTGCTTCTTGGCATCTCTTCAGCTGCTTATCTTGATGATCAAAAGTTATTTTCAGCCTCAATCAATCGATGGAAATACTTTATCGAACATCAAATGAATACCAAAGGTCATTTATATCTAGAAGTAACCAGGAACTACGGAAAAGGGAATTATGGGATATGGTATTCTCACTTTTCTCTCCAACCACAGACTATTGCAGCAGAAATCGCAAAAGTTAATGGAGTTTATTTATTCACTTATACTACTCCATCTGGAAAAAGTCTTAAAAAGGCTTTTTCAACTATTGTATCCTGGACTGAAAAGCCAGAAACCTTCCCATATTATAATGGTGATATAAACGAATTATGGCATGTAAGAAAAAAGCTGAATGAGACTGCTATAAATGGGGATGAGTCTGCATCAATAGGATATTTTGAAATTCTATCAATATATTATAATAATAAAAAAGCGCAAAAGCTTTTACATGTTGAAAGACCATTAACATCCAGTCATGCTGTTCCTTATTTAACATTTACTCATGGAGGAGTAACTCATTAAGATTTTTCTTGCAAAAAAGAAGCCCTATATTAAATGGGCTTTTTTTCCATAGGTTAAAGTTAGCTGAGGAACTCCATGAATAGATGTCAATGGACGTTTTTTAATTATAGCTTGCTTTGCTTTATGATTTTCATAGTAACTTACTATGAAAAATAATCGATTGATGAAAGGTATTTTCCATCTATTTTGTATTCATCTCCCTTAATTAATTTAATATGTTATAAATCCTCTG belongs to Mesobacillus sp. AQ2 and includes:
- the pssD gene encoding PssD/Cps14F family polysaccharide biosynthesis glycosyltransferase, producing the protein MKDKKKICLISSTGGHLTQLRQLIPIVKDQKFFLITEQHKSTEMLSKQFDVYYLKQQERKSLIFLFVFLFNIINSFLIIAKERPDFIISTGAGAVLPACVFGKLFGAKIIFIESFAKIDTPTLTGRIVYKFADRFYIQWEELRKHYPKAVFKGAIY
- a CDS encoding alginate lyase family protein, which gives rise to MSFKKIFRLCIIGIIFLAFSLFSFIRYQAFHTSAESAPVPVFLNQQRTVIKDISDKDIASKEFFKIYPDISSPVFIDSVKMERIREQIKRKEEPTYSEWLKLLSSANQKKNYKPNAPSSFYVPYVYSNPEGHWRGKNPLVKDANSAYELALAYQVTGNEKYAIRAARILDNWSHTTKTFKKSDDTPLVVSINFPSMIIAASLIEDSPNWTRDNQADFKEFISKKVLPMNTMNRENNWGNWGLLLGISSAAYLDDQKLFSASINRWKYFIEHQMNTKGHLYLEVTRNYGKGNYGIWYSHFSLQPQTIAAEIAKVNGVYLFTYTTPSGKSLKKAFSTIVSWTEKPETFPYYNGDINELWHVRKKLNETAINGDESASIGYFEILSIYYNNKKAQKLLHVERPLTSSHAVPYLTFTHGGVTH
- a CDS encoding glycosyltransferase — protein: MKNLLILSNMYPSKIGPTFGIFIKNQADQLKQNGMNVDIVAIDNPNMDKFTVIKKYLTWFLQFLSNFIFKGRKYDIVHVHYIFPTGILGLFYKKIYKKPMVVTAHGGDIDKMAEKNKLFKKCTEYILKQADFIICVGEELNQTVQKEYHATPDKITTLNMGVDTNIFFPMDSLGLRAKYGIPNDTKTILFVGNIIKAKGVLELIKAYKSLKHYIPEARLEIIGSKKEPDFFKTLERYIKEENIQDIFFHEPKSQKEIAVWMNMSDVFVLPSHIEGLGLVALEAMACKVPVAGAEVGGLAYLLSNQAGVLFPPQNAESVEHAIVNILKNKEMNSKRIATAYNKALENNSKNVIKTLIGIYNSVQEIPERRRS
- a CDS encoding polysaccharide pyruvyl transferase family protein; the encoded protein is MKVGIVGNYGHNNNGDEAILTGILEQLINNLNIDAKDITIFSNNIENTRSRYNINTVPLMYKKGNILTTGASTIFKHYKLLKELDLLIIGGGGLLMDMYKRDAPLYGTLGLLGKLQNCKVVIYGVGAGPINTTLGKTIIRTLVNKADSVSVRDTNSQRLLESLGINKNIEVIGDPAFFVSEADQEKKGSTIQKIGVTAVPYFSEQYWPEANPEKYKTYVKGFAANLDNIVKNNKANITFYSTKYPEDVQVTKDIYEYMEFKEDVSIIEDNLGPKEIFSLSSNQDVIIGTRLHSLILSSSAQTPIIGIGYHQKVEDFMKVIDQHPSFVSIKKLEEDDFVLLTLVNEMQKNWDTVKQNYQLISANLRDEAAKGIKQLSRFIQE
- the pssE gene encoding PssE/Cps14G family polysaccharide biosynthesis glycosyltransferase, with translation MIFVTVGTQKFPFDRLFIELDRLIGEGLLKEEVIAQIGYTKYQPKNFSTSQFLTEDEVEKYMNSSKIVITHAGTSSIINCMKKKKKTVVIPRLSKFNEHIDDHQIEIATLFKEKNAVELVENIEDLQKKIQECESKEYNFLTFDNQLLLASIRDYITGN
- the murJ gene encoding murein biosynthesis integral membrane protein MurJ; this encodes MKLKTIAGLIGIVTLINISTRLIGFLREIIIGVHFGTSSMADNVVLAYTIPNFLYLVLGGAITTSFISIYNKINEEKNKIQFKNVIFTYSTIAVLVITTLLLIANTTLINSMFPGVEGQQKDILEKLFLITAPSTYFLVLSMWYSGVLNIQGKYIGASFSTLTNNLIFVLFVIIAFPNLGVYAYGWGSLLGSIVMFLLMSYELKKGKFLSYSFTFKYDKTSDIKRMMKILFPIALGGATLQFYFIVQRFFGSYLAEGYIAALNYASKLVQLPQVILMTSVTTVIYPLLAKKVANGEFKVVKDIFKKGDHLLFLYLVPLSVFIYFYSYDIISFIFEYGSFNRESTVMTAAMLKIFVIGMHAHSANMYITRFYYAMEKALFPVFIGLFSVFGLNTVITLSLMDHLGADAVAWGTTISAYFQYFALLIVGKKKLGLDINFGRNQVNYFIIIFSQILIMSLASTYITFAMPIVNIIIGLILFGLSFGVTVFLLGYHKELLGKEKKSKSKS